The genomic region ccttttttaatcaaatcaaaatgaccaagtgacaagaagtgaacacctcttgaataccttgatcttttgaattaaaatacattaataaaatcaaagtgatcaagtgacaagaagtgaacacctcttgaataccttgatcttttgaattaaaacaccttaatcaaatcaaagcgatcaagtgacaagaagtgaacacctcttgaataccttggtcctttgaatcaaaacacatcaaTCAAACCGAAatatcctgtgacaagaagtgcacacctcttgaataccttgatcttttgaattaaaatacgttaattaacaaggacaacaagtgacaatggggctcgcccctgttcaataccttgggtaaagacgcgctaggtgagcacctatgctcaatcctttgctaaatgtccgtttaaaacacaacttcaatttcattcaaccctttttgccttatggcttttaaaactcttttcataaacgagacacttaatcaattttcaatacgaacatactaccacatgtgaagatcgaatatcttccactcgaatgcgatgatggccaaaatcatgtcttatcttgatttagtcatccattcttgtagtgatctcatatccatgtgcgcgtagtatttccatttgaaaacgatcgagtacctctcgctaaaatcaattaacaacctttcgtggttcttagcccgaactacgattgctctgacttcccattgcactagggaatacgtaggcacaagatacaaacgtcttggcgagcataataataaaaaaatcttttctttttcctcataataataaaaaacctaaaaaacgtttctttcatcttttcttgattaataagctaaagaacgcaaacattatactaacactcaaacacgaaactaactaaatgggtcccatcgagtacgatggaggtgaggggtgctaataccttccccttgcttaaccgactcccgaaccctaatttggttacgaacgaccatcttatcctttctttcctctttgtgggttttatcgatattttccctttccttcttggaataaataaagttcggtggcgactctgttgtacttcgaatgcgtgaaaacgcgtcgagtcacatttttaccgctacaacaATTACAAATATTAGAAGACACATTTCTAACACACAGTCATTCAATGCTTAAAGGCTTATGAATAAACATATAACTTACATATCGATGAAAACACAAAACTCTTCTATCAATATGATATAGGAGTGGCTCACAATAGAAAATACTGCATGAACCCTAACACTCTAGAATGTAAGTTCATAAAATAATAGGTTTGATGCTTGCTATATATAACAATCTTCTGGACTGGATTTGAGCTTCAAATCGCTGCAGGGCACTCCAGAAAATCTTCCACAATTTTCTCCCTAAAATAGGAATTTAAATATTagattcctaaatattctccatatttagtaaCTAATCAAATATCTTGATATCTGAGACAATCTCTTATCCCTTAAATcaagcgccacataggattgcataatattccaaaatattctgcatctgtacATCAACTAACTCCAACTGATCCAACTGTAGCTTAAGAGACGCGAAATCGAATGAACTCTGCATAGAACATCTTTCTCGACATGTCTTCATTAGTTATGTGGAACATCTTATTCAACATGTTCCCATAAGTTAGTTTTGCCAAACATAATgtcaataaaaaaactaaaaattaacaatctccccctttggcttattttggctaaaacaacttaTTAATTCTCAGCCCTGTAGAGAATAAACCTTAGCAGTTCCACAACCAGAGATGCAGCGGAAAACAACCATATGTAACACACATGTTAATTGTTAGTGGAATATGCACACATACTAGTCGAGAGATGTACTTTCCTTACCAGTCAGtaagatgtcaaaacattgtgtctgacatccCTCTCATGCTAATCCAACTCTTCTTCAACGTGTAAAGGAACTCCCCCTCAACAGCAGCAGCTGATCAGCAACAAACCAGGGAAAAAATCTCCCCTCAATCAATGGTTAGTGGCTAGCACACACTATTACTCCcccttttagccataatatgacaaagcaaggtttataaataaccaaaataaacCACTGATCATACCCTGGGCCAATGCCAACAATCAATACTAAAATTCCTGGATCAAATGGGAACCATTGATTGTAAAAAGAGTCCAAAACTCCCAGTGTTGAGATCCTTCTTCCTATTCTTCAGTGCTTGACTGCAGCCCAGCCAATAATTGCTATAACTCTTCACACACAAAAATGTCTAATTTGCTTCTTAATTGCTCAAATTGGTGTAAAATATAAGGTTGACGGATCTATTGGGAGGTACACGACAATATTGTTGGCCAACAGATTCACTCAAACTTTAGAGTAGATTACTCAAGAACAATTGTTTCTGTTGGAAAAAAGAAGATTATCCGAGCAATATCATCTTTAGCCTAATTACAATTGGAATTTCCACCAATTTGATGTGGAAAATGAATTTTTTCTCGGATAACTTGAAGAAAAAATCTACATGAATGTATCCAACAAATACCGTGAGCATATAGCACCGACAACCCTTGTATGCAAGTTACAAAAGGATTTACATAAGCTAAAACAATTACAGCGAGCATAGTTTGAAAGTTCACAAAAGTTACGACATGTTTGTGCTTCAAACAAAGACAGAGACACTTATAGTTACAAACAATGATAATGAAGAGAAGAAGCAACAACTATTAGACAATCACTTCGACAAAACAATTTAGATTAAGATCTTGAGAGAATCaaagtatttttttttgaaattgaagttatCCACtctaagaaaagattttttatatcTCAACACAAAAACATTAGCGATCTTCTGCAAGAAGATATTGCAGTTCATAAGAAAATCTATCAAAAGTTAGTCTTAAAACTTATATACCTAACCTAACACATATTAGGTGCACCATAATAAAATTGAATATATTGAAGTTTTCAGATACTTCATAAAAAAATTAGATAGAAATTATATTTGAACTTCATATATTTCTTTTAATGCAACCTTGCATATCTTTTAACTAAAGGATCGAATCACAACTACTTTAaaagaattattttaaaaaataaaaaataatagatatTCATTCACCAATTCaccaataagaaaaaaaatattgtaaataatttacttattacttttttaccgttgtttttactATTGTTAAGTAATTTATATTCAAGGGCCGGCCCTAGGGGTAGGCCACTAAGGCTACCGCCTAGGGCCTCACATTTTctgtttatttatataatttttttaattatttttaaaaaataagtttttaaattatgttatatatcaattaaataataacaaataatttaataaaaaaaataataataacaaataatatatattaataatatcattgtttgatttgttaatttaaatttcacatgtgtataaaataattttttgagtttttaaaatataataggagATTTGATTAAATTTGTTTTAACAATTTTGGCATtgtttttaattatgatttttttaaataatgagaAGAGTATTTAGATGAGTTagttttattatcaattaaaataaaatattaaatgaaattaattatgataatttaatgactttatattttaaacatctaaaatatattaatttaaaagaatttttttatcatattaaaaatatttaattttaaatttcgcCTTAGGCCTCGAGACATGTTGGGCCGGCCCATAATCAAACTTTTAGTAGTCTCTTCTAGTAAATTAGAATAGTATGTATAAAAAGATTAATTGTGGTACATTATTCAGAGTGAATATACTATTTATATTGAAATCCTGGTAATTAATGGGGACATGaacttaaataaaaatttgataggaactccaataattgtaataataatttattaaaaacaaataagaaaaatgCAGGACAAAATATGTTATTTTGGCCTTATGTAATTACACATTTACATGACATTTTATTCATTATGATCAATGAACATATGAAACACAAGCAAACATACATTTTTATTGACAAAGAGGTTTAAAATTTTGTGCTGAGATTCCCACTGCTAGTCCAAGACTCTTGAACTTGCATTGAATACTGTAAATTCCAGAGCACATCCTCTATTGAAGGACGCTtactagaaaccttagagagacAATTGATGGTAATCTGAACTGCAGTATTCATTGATTCATAGGCATAACTCCCTCTCAGAGAAGGATCAATTGTACTTCTTAGTATAGATGAtggtggttctgatgaacttCTTTCAAGCTGAACATGATAAAAACACAATTCAAGATAAGAAAACATATAATATATGATCATGTTCATAGCCGTCTTTGAGAGCGTGTAACACAGACTACCACACATGACCGAAAATTTGACACGTTTAAACTGTTCCTAAATAGAATCTCATAAATTGTCACAGTTAAAACATGACATAATATGACCTTTATTTGATTTGTCATACTTAAACCTTGATTAACATACATAGAGTCTCCGAAAACTAAAGACGACTCTgatgattttattaaaaatatgacaaataacTAAAGTAGTTATGGATACCTCATCCTTGAGCTGCTCTACTTCACTGGAGGATGCAATTTGTCTACCAGTAATGACTTCAAGTAGAATAACACCTAGCTGATAAATATCTTCCTTTTCTGCATCACTTTGTTCATTAACTGTGTTCTGAAAATTGATCAAGGTTTATTTCACTCCATGTTAGAATTTAAGATGAAATCATACAAATGTTACTTAGAGAATGAGTGATCAAATCATATGTTCTGTCCTAACCTTGGATGGCAATGGAATTCTGTATCCACTGACTTTTGCATTGAGACTATCATCCAACAAAATATTCTCAATCTTTAAATTGTTGCCAAATACTCCAGGAGCAACACCTGTATGCAAGAACTGAACTCCTCTTGCAATTCCTATGCTTATTGCCATTCTTTGTGGCCATTTCAGCATATCCTTCTTTTTCCCATCTATTCAATATTTCATTTCACAGTTAAGATTAATTGATAGTATAAAAGATCTTTACACTGACTGAAAGTATATAAGGCCGTCTTTAAAAGCGTGCAAGATGGACCACGGCATAGGGGTCCAAAACTTGTCATGGTTAAACCTTGACAAAACAGAATCCATATTTATTTTGTAACTGTTAAACTGAGGCTAACTTAAAAAGTCTCAAAAATCTTAAGACGGGTCGGAGTATATATGAATTTAATTATGTGATTGTTTACCTGTAAGTTGATCTCTCAAAGACACATTTGAGATGTATTCATGTACAATGAAGACAGTGCTTGTTACTTGAGGAGGATCCTGATGAGTAATGAGACAATGTCCTAGAACACTCACCATATGTCTATGCCTCAAATTTTGTAATACATCTAATTGCTGCATAATGCTATGTGGTAAACCCTTCTGCTTTATCTTTATACTGTTAATCAGGACCACTGAACCATTTCTCAACCAACCTTTATATATCTGTGTAAATAATTGATATCATTAAAACTTTAAAGATTATGAAAACTTTAAGGTTATTAAAAGCTTTTTTACCTGTCCTTGTGATCCTTCTCCTATTAGATTTGACTGGTCAAAGTTGTTTGTTGCATcttcaatttcttcttctgtgaAAATATTGTATGGTGGCTGTCCATGTGTACCTAGCCTCATTGTTTGAGGAACATGTCCTGTTTTCATAAGTCAGATCAAGTTAATGCAACTCTTAAAtgaatgaacttgttttgttgaATGAAAGGAATGTcagaaaaataatatgaaaaaaaaattataacaaaattaCAACTCAATAATTCCTCTTACTAGATTTATCAAGTACTAATATCATAGGTAACCCCCAAAACATTGGTACCTTTATGAGAGCTTGAGTTATGAGAGGAGAGTTCAAATTCTGCTAGATGCTAAGTTATTTATCTTAACTTGGCCTTGGACTTTTTCAACACGCTTACTATTGCCTCCAAGGTTTTAAATAACGGCCGGTCGCGTAAAAAATTTTGTGATTTCGGTCGGTACATGTGTTGCGATGCTGATAGCGATTGTTGCAGTGTAAATTAACCGCATTTTCTTTTTTCATCATAAAACAGTTAATAAAGATATTGGTATTGACACCTTCTGATAGTGGTTTATCGCCTGGCCGTTTTGCagtaaaatatagttttttttttttaaacttttgccTCAACCtatgatatatattaatttacacaaatagtaaataaaaacaagaacatgatGATGCTAAACTTACTTGCATTCATATTTGATTTTTCTGAAACCTTATGAGCAACAGATCTATCCATATTATGATTCAATCTTTCTGGCTTGGCCCTCCACAAGACAAACACAATGATCAAAGCCAAAACACAAGCAATTCCCACAACACCTCCAACAATAACAAGCACAAGTCCTAATTTCATACTTGATCCCTTCTCCACCTTTCTCTTAGGAGGCTTAACAGCCAAAGCCGCATCTTTTTTGCAATATGATAAAGAATGTTGTTCATCATTCGAACTTTTCGTCGACAAACAATTCCATGAATACAACACTTTCGCCTTCGATTTCACCATGCATGACGGTAATTTTCCTACTAGAAAATTACGCGAAATATCAACATAATTCAACGATGAAGATGAACTACATCGCGAATTCGTTGAGATGTTTCCACTTAATTTGTTTGAAGATAAATTCAGGTAATGAAGTGAAGGTAAAGAGAATATAGAAATCGGAATTCTCCCGATCAAATTATTCGAAGAAACATCGAAAATTTGAAGTTTCTCGAAATTCGAAAGATCAAGAGGAATCTGAGATGTTATGGAGTTTTTTCTCAAGATGATTTTCACAATATTGTTCCCAATAGAAGGAAATTCCGGACCGAGTTTATTTCCATCAAGATTAACCTCTTCAAGAGAAGCTAAACTTTTAAGATCCGGAACACTTCCATTTAAAAGGTTATCAGCCAAAACAACACTCTTCAAGTTCTTCATCGAAGATATTGAACGCGGAATTTCATCGGAAATGAAATTCGAACTAATGTTGAGAATTTCAAGAGATGAAAACCTGTTGATTTTTTCTGGTAATGGACCCCATAGACCTAATGAAACTAATGACAGAATCTTCAAATTTGAAAGTTTTGTTAAAACAGTGAAAAATGAATCAGTTGAGAAAGTTCCGGAAAGTGCTTGAAAAGGTTCTGAACTGTGTGAAGATGGAGAAGTTCGGTTTCCGATGATGGTTAATTCGGTTACGCGGCCGTTGGAACAGACTATTATGAGTGATGGTGAAGGAGGGAGGAAGCAGAAGTTTGTCCAGTTGTTCCATCCTTGAAGAACTTGAGGATATTCTAGAAGCTTCTGGACTTGGAAGAGAATTCTGGTTTCAGTTTGTGATAATTGTGCAATTGAAGATGGAATAAGCAACACAAACACAAGAGTAATTGCAGaaaataaattcatattttgATGCTAAAAATTGAAGTTGCTGAGAAATGAAATGGTTTTAATGAGTGGTTATATAAAACAGAATGTTTGATCAATAATTATGAggagtatttttttttattctgtTTTCTTTTTGAAGGTGTAAAGTGTGTGAGATGATTAGTTGTGAAAAGTTGATGATACAATGATTGAAGTAAAAAGGTATTTGCTTTGGTGAAAAATGATTAGAATAAAGAATATGAGAGTGGTGTTTGAGTAGGTAGGTGGGAAGTGAGGGAGGAATGAAGTTTTGTAGAAAGTGGATCTGAGATCTGGAAAGTATGGAGTTTAAATTTTGAGTGAAGGAGCCTAAAGGTGGAAAGTGCTAGTGAAGGAGCCTTGTTTGTTACACACATCACATGCAAGAGTGCAAATGTGTACTAAAACTAGCTGCCATGCTCTGCCACTATAGTATTCTTTTCAATCTTTTACATAAGAcacgcttttttttttttttttttaccaacgGAAAATCAACTCATAAGTAAAGATTTAATACAAGGAGGTGTCAAATGAAAGAAACTACACCTAGTCCAAGAATCGGCCGCCTTCGTTATGGCGTGAGCAACCGAGTTCGCTTAGCGCTTtacaaactttacctcaaagttaagacaattaaaaaacaaactacgaatagaagagataatacacacttaaatcataaaaaatgaatatatataaagAATGTACTATACTATTTAAATCGCAAATAATATGAGACATTtcacttttaaatttattaaataattaatatattaaaaatatgtatATTGATTAactacattaattattcaataaattttaaaaaatgaattgtctcttatataaaAGAATGAATATAATATTAGATTACGTTATGAAATTATGAAGTAGAATAATTACTACTGATTTCAACTACTTCAACTAAAGAAATCTCTATTTTATGTAATGTGTctcattttcaaaatcatttaATGTTAAGGACAAAATATCATTCTATTTTATGTTATACATTCTTACATAGCCACTTGTTTTGTTACTTGTTACGTTTTCCAATGAGAGCATAGTCAACACAGCTTTGAAGTCAAAGTAGCAAATGGAGGAACTTCGGTTTTGACCCATTTATAATCAACATGGGAGAATGTGAACACTAAGTAAGGGAAGAGTTGTTAATGTTTCATTAAAATAAGAACAGTTGCTAGTGTAACCCACGTGCCATACCACGTGACTTTAgtgaatagttgactttttatcTAGAGATTGGTAATGGTTAGGgatgctcgcggtgcggtttgggcggttttggcgaaaaaaatcatccgaaccacaAGAGAAAAAGATAgtgcggtttgatttggttcggttgacttttaaaaaaaatctgaatcaaaccaaaccaaagtaatgcggtttggttcggttcggttggttcggtttttactaatattttattgagccatatatacacacatatatatatatatatatgacaacataattttatatttagacattcatacactaacaaataacaacaaaactcgtcatattttgacaacaattttccatgtaatatgtaaaaattaaattagacaaaagtgaaatattaaacataaaataatagcataaaacaatataaaattattataatgaaacaaaaaaatagaagagacgaaagattagtgaaggtgaaaaagaaaaagaaaaagtgttgagagattagagaagaagatgtgcgataaaaatgaaactaaaatacagaacatttacataaaaatgagaaggtgaaaaagaaagaatgtaggagagtaaagattatagaagacGAGGGAAGATGTATATATGTAgcaaagaaggtgaaataatgttattagagatttgagaagatcgggactgaaattatatgtgtaaggatgagaaaattgttcttattcataaggctaatgtataataggtttaattttgggttggatgtgagttaagtaaaatttaggttgtaacataatgcggtttgattcggtttggttcggtttacaaaatacaaaccgcaaaccaaaccgaaccgtgcggttttgttaaaaaatgacgcaaactaatccgaaccaaatgcggttttttgcggtttcggtttggtttgatttagtTTGCGGTTTTCTGTTGGGTTGATTTGGTTTTGAGCATCCCTAGTAATGGTAGAGTATTGAGATTTTTTGTTCACTTGTTTtaatctctattttattttatttttgggatttttacaTTCCTAATGTATGGAGAAGAGAGGCCATGGCATTATTGGTAGGTATTTATGGGTGGATAAGAGTTAATTATTGTCAGCCTCTTTATGATAtcaatcttttttttcttcttttaaatatatcatattttttataGGCATTTCGAAATTATTGTATAGCGATTGATTTAGAGAAAATAACTTTTAAACCGCTCATTAAATTAGTCACTAACAATGACTTTCAAAATTTTGTTtggaattttaaattttatgtactGGAACAAAGAAACTGTTCTGTATCAAGAAATTTAAATAGTATACATCCTTAAGAAGAGATTATGTTGAAAAAATCTTTAATGATGGCTTTGATCTAATAAAAGTCTCTTAGTCTCTCCATCTCATAAAAATTGTCTATGTGAGAGACCGTGATGAGTCTCACGTGAAATTCaacgtattttttttaattgttcagTCATTTAGTACTGGTTTTAAACTATTACAAAATTTCAGAATATAATGTAGTAGCGGTTTTAAACTGTCACAATATAAACAGTAAAAATTTTGTCATGCTTTAAAATTATTACCAAATGAATAGGTTTTGTGATGCTTCAAATCGTCTCAAAAAGAATAATAACGAATTGTAGCAGTTTAAAACCGCCGCCAATTGTTGAAAATGTAAAAAGAAAATACAACATTACTTGTATATGGTGCAGTTAGCATATTTCTCTTTTTTAAAGAAATCGTCTTTATacaataaaaatagaatatttcACTAATTAGTTATCACACTATTATTccactaattttaattaataaaaatattataaatataataaatattattaattctattattaaaattaatatttctaatcatttctttcataattgtgaattgtttaaatttaaaaaaaaattgctttCAATCGATAATAATTGAGCACTTAGTTGTCAAAAAACAATAGTACCGTATAACTCTTCAATTGGGTGTACTTACTTATTCAAAGAAAGTTCAATCGGTGTAGGTTTTGGAGTTTATTGCAGTGGGTTTGTGTCGGTGAGTTTGTTACTATATAAAGTGAGGCCAAACTTAAGATAAGGGCTAAAGTTTCTGTAtagtgcacaaattctttggtaACATGAATGACACTGACACATTTTTATAATATGCCATCAATTATTCTACCTAATCCCATTTTTGCTTTATTCTAATGAGATCAAGTTTGAGTGCACTCATAAAACAATATATGTTTATCTTAAAACCGTTCGATTAAGATCAGacgatttaaaaaattatttgataaaaattAGATTTTTGTGATGTACTTACTAAACCTGGTTGCATGTGACTACATCTAATCCAAATTTATTCTCCTGCTGTACCTTCAAAATAGAGTTAGTTAGTAAGTATGGCAATTGACAACCTGTCAAGATCTGGTTTTAGTGTTTATTTCCATTGTATTCTTAGGCATATATAGATGCTACTACTTTTTATATTATATAGATTTAGTAaagtaatataaattattttggattctttCTTAGGGTCATAGTTTGATCATTTTAATAAATTTCTTGGTGAAGTGGAAATGTTCACATTTTTGTTTGAATGCACATTCCAAATCATAATTAAGAGAAGAATTTTGACTTTCAAgtgttatgttaatattttattgaaaCATATATGGAAGAAGAAGATTTTGAGGAGTATATATTGCAAGTGTTCATATCTTGCTTAATCTTCTTGTCTACCAAGCTTAAGCTTGACTTAAGCAAATAAATAATTAGGTTGGATCATTGATTATTCATTTGTTTTAGTTATCTCAcactgtttttactaattttgtccatagttttgtctaaaaatcgactattagatTGTGGAAAATACAAAGAAAGTAAGGTTGAGTCCGAGCGCGTGACCAATCTCGTTGG from Vicia villosa cultivar HV-30 ecotype Madison, WI unplaced genomic scaffold, Vvil1.0 ctg.000591F_1_1_3, whole genome shotgun sequence harbors:
- the LOC131629687 gene encoding probable LRR receptor-like serine/threonine-protein kinase At1g14390 yields the protein MNLFSAITLVFVLLIPSSIAQLSQTETRILFQVQKLLEYPQVLQGWNNWTNFCFLPPSPSLIIVCSNGRVTELTIIGNRTSPSSHSSEPFQALSGTFSTDSFFTVLTKLSNLKILSLVSLGLWGPLPEKINRFSSLEILNISSNFISDEIPRSISSMKNLKSVVLADNLLNGSVPDLKSLASLEEVNLDGNKLGPEFPSIGNNIVKIILRKNSITSQIPLDLSNFEKLQIFDVSSNNLIGRIPISIFSLPSLHYLNLSSNKLSGNISTNSRCSSSSSLNYVDISRNFLVGKLPSCMVKSKAKVLYSWNCLSTKSSNDEQHSLSYCKKDAALAVKPPKRKVEKGSSMKLGLVLVIVGGVVGIACVLALIIVFVLWRAKPERLNHNMDRSVAHKVSEKSNMNARHVPQTMRLGTHGQPPYNIFTEEEIEDATNNFDQSNLIGEGSQGQIYKGWLRNGSVVLINSIKIKQKGLPHSIMQQLDVLQNLRHRHMVSVLGHCLITHQDPPQVTSTVFIVHEYISNVSLRDQLTDGKKKDMLKWPQRMAISIGIARGVQFLHTGVAPGVFGNNLKIENILLDDSLNAKVSGYRIPLPSKNTVNEQSDAEKEDIYQLGVILLEVITGRQIASSSEVEQLKDELERSSSEPPSSILRSTIDPSLRGSYAYESMNTAVQITINCLSKVSSKRPSIEDVLWNLQYSMQVQESWTSSGNLSTKF